From a region of the Anopheles cruzii unplaced genomic scaffold, idAnoCruzAS_RS32_06 scaffold03715_ctg1, whole genome shotgun sequence genome:
- the LOC128277072 gene encoding 60S ribosomal protein L13-like has translation GAGLTKRFAQTIGVAVDPRRQNKSVESCQQNIQRLKEYRSKLILFPIHPRQKVRKGDATEEECKLAKQLQGTVMPITNEKPEVTFAKLSDEEKKFGAFQAIRQARLHARFFGARAKKAKDAAENENNAPGGGGGSEKKGKK, from the coding sequence GGTGCCGGTTTGACCAAGCGATTCGCCCAGACCATCGGTGTTGCCGTGGATCCGCGTCGCCAAAACAAGTCGGTCGAAAGCTGCCAGCAGAACATTCAGCGTCTGAAGGAGTACCGCAGCAAGCTGATTCTGTTCCCGATTCATCCGCGCCAGAAGGTGCGCAAGGGTGATGCCACGGAGGAGGAATGCAAGCTGGCCAAGCAGCTGCAGGGCACGGTGATGCCGATCACGAACGAGAAACCGGAAGTGACGTTCGCGAAGCTCAGCGACGAGGAGAAGAAGTTCGGCGCGTTCCAGGCCATCCGTCAGGCTCGTCTGCACGCACGCTTCTTCGGTGCTCGCGCCAAGAAGGCAAAGGATGCTGCTGAGAACGAGAACAACGCCcccggtggaggtggcggc